The following are encoded together in the Sinorhizobium terangae genome:
- a CDS encoding YbhB/YbcL family Raf kinase inhibitor-like protein, translating to MTFSLISPAFVDGQLIPQKYTRLGENLFPPLKWTGTPEGTQSFALIVEDPDAPRGMFRHCAIINIPGSWTELPQAVDTGPEHGIKFIKNDFGNARYDGPQPPAGTGVHHYWFRLAALDAPNLSIPEDVGAEEAWKRARKHLIDEAAIVGTFGQ from the coding sequence ATGACCTTCAGCCTGATCAGCCCAGCATTCGTAGATGGGCAACTCATCCCGCAGAAATATACGCGACTGGGCGAAAACCTCTTCCCGCCGCTGAAGTGGACGGGCACGCCCGAGGGAACGCAGAGCTTCGCCCTTATCGTCGAGGATCCGGACGCGCCGCGAGGAATGTTTCGTCACTGCGCGATCATCAACATTCCCGGCAGCTGGACGGAACTGCCGCAAGCGGTCGATACCGGACCGGAGCACGGCATAAAGTTCATCAAGAACGACTTCGGCAATGCCCGCTACGACGGACCGCAGCCGCCGGCCGGCACCGGCGTCCACCACTACTGGTTCAGGCTTGCTGCACTTGACGCCCCCAATCTTTCGATTCCGGAAGACGTCGGGGCGGAGGAAGCCTGGAAGAGGGCGCGCAAGCACTTGATCGACGAAGCCGCAATCGTCGGAACGTTCGGCCAGTAG
- a CDS encoding helix-turn-helix domain-containing protein, with the protein MAIGKLYIGRKVRDLREANRATQGQFAERIGISTSYLNQIENNQRPVSAAVLLALAEKFQIDIAELSTGEGDRLLSALSEALNDPLFETYSPSLQELKLVAQNAPGLAHALITCHQAYRRNSEQLASIDDTIGRGASFVETTPYEEVRDFFHFVDNYIHEIDTLAETLAAELGLGEGDNHTALAAHLEQRHGVRVVRGVAGDEAIRRFDPRARILTLNPYAPAPTRDFQLALQIAQFHAREEIDRIVGSAGFRTEEAYEICRLGLQNYFAGALILPYQHFLKAARELRHDIELLAARFGASLEQVCHRLSTLQRPGQKGIPIFFARIDRAGNITKRHSAAKLQFARFGAACPLWNVHQAFETPGRIIRQLAETPDGVRYLCLATQITKGGGGYRANHPRYALALGCEISYADAFVYADDMDLGNRTAFDPIGISCRICERTKCASRAVPPLKRKLIVDHDMRGSLPYRLSES; encoded by the coding sequence ATGGCGATCGGCAAACTCTATATCGGCCGAAAGGTCCGCGACCTCAGGGAAGCAAACCGGGCGACGCAAGGGCAGTTCGCCGAGCGCATCGGGATCTCCACGAGCTATCTGAACCAGATCGAAAATAATCAGCGGCCGGTCTCGGCGGCGGTGCTGCTGGCACTTGCGGAGAAGTTTCAGATCGACATCGCGGAACTCTCGACAGGGGAGGGCGACCGGCTCCTGTCGGCCCTGTCGGAGGCGCTGAACGATCCGTTGTTCGAAACCTATTCGCCGAGTTTGCAGGAGTTGAAGCTCGTCGCCCAGAACGCCCCTGGCCTCGCGCATGCGCTGATCACCTGCCATCAGGCCTATCGCCGCAACAGCGAACAGCTTGCCAGCATCGACGACACGATCGGCCGCGGCGCCTCCTTCGTCGAGACGACGCCTTACGAGGAGGTACGCGACTTCTTCCACTTCGTCGACAACTACATTCATGAGATCGACACGCTCGCCGAAACGCTCGCCGCCGAACTCGGTCTCGGGGAGGGGGACAATCACACGGCGCTCGCGGCGCACCTCGAGCAGCGCCATGGCGTGCGCGTCGTGCGCGGCGTCGCGGGCGACGAGGCGATCCGCCGCTTCGATCCGCGTGCCCGCATCCTGACGCTGAACCCATACGCGCCGGCGCCCACGCGTGATTTTCAACTGGCGCTGCAGATCGCCCAGTTCCATGCTCGCGAGGAGATCGACCGGATCGTCGGAAGTGCAGGCTTCCGCACCGAGGAGGCCTACGAAATCTGCCGGCTCGGCCTACAGAACTATTTCGCCGGGGCCCTGATCCTGCCGTACCAGCATTTCCTCAAGGCGGCGCGCGAATTGCGGCACGACATCGAGTTGCTTGCTGCCCGGTTCGGAGCTTCGCTGGAGCAGGTCTGCCATCGGCTCTCGACCCTGCAGCGCCCCGGGCAGAAGGGGATCCCGATCTTCTTTGCGCGGATCGACCGGGCCGGCAACATCACCAAGCGCCACAGCGCCGCCAAGCTGCAATTCGCCCGCTTCGGCGCGGCCTGTCCGCTCTGGAACGTACATCAGGCTTTCGAGACGCCGGGGCGGATCATTCGCCAGCTCGCCGAAACGCCGGATGGCGTGCGCTATCTCTGCCTCGCCACCCAGATCACCAAGGGCGGCGGCGGTTACCGTGCCAACCATCCGCGCTACGCGCTCGCGCTCGGCTGCGAGATCTCCTATGCCGACGCCTTCGTTTATGCCGACGACATGGACCTCGGCAACCGCACTGCTTTCGATCCGATCGGCATCTCCTGCCGCATCTGCGAGCGCACCAAATGCGCCAGCCGCGCCGTGCCGCCGCTGAAACGCAAGCTGATCGTCGACCATGACATGCGCGGCTCTCTGCCGTATCGTCTAAGCGAGAGTTGA
- a CDS encoding ABC transporter substrate-binding protein yields the protein MRNRILTLALVCAGLLSSTAQAAEKLKIGTEGAYPPFNFVDSTGKVGGFDVEIGLALCERMKVECEVVAQDWDGIIPGLLAKKYDMIIASMFITEERKKQVAFTNPYYLAAMTHVAPKGAGLTEFSNEAFKGKVIGAQSGTTQADYIAAVYPDAEIKLYPTQDEANLDMVNGRLDLQVGDMLPMLDWVTKNEDGKGCCELIGEPITDKKFVGDGVGIAVRQEDNDLREKLNKALEEIRADGTYQKINDKYFTIDVYTMK from the coding sequence ATGAGAAACCGGATTCTGACATTGGCGCTCGTCTGCGCCGGACTGCTCTCTTCGACGGCGCAGGCAGCAGAGAAACTGAAGATCGGCACCGAGGGCGCTTATCCGCCCTTCAATTTCGTCGATTCCACCGGAAAGGTCGGCGGCTTCGACGTCGAGATCGGCCTTGCGCTTTGTGAGCGCATGAAGGTCGAATGCGAGGTCGTCGCCCAGGATTGGGACGGCATCATTCCGGGCCTGCTCGCCAAGAAATACGACATGATCATCGCCTCGATGTTCATCACCGAGGAACGCAAGAAGCAGGTGGCGTTCACCAACCCCTATTATCTTGCTGCAATGACCCATGTGGCCCCGAAGGGCGCAGGACTCACCGAGTTCAGCAATGAGGCGTTCAAGGGCAAGGTGATCGGCGCCCAGTCCGGCACGACCCAGGCCGACTATATTGCCGCAGTCTATCCGGACGCGGAGATCAAACTCTATCCGACCCAGGACGAGGCAAATCTCGACATGGTCAACGGCCGTCTCGACCTGCAGGTCGGCGACATGCTGCCGATGCTCGATTGGGTCACCAAGAACGAAGACGGCAAGGGCTGCTGCGAACTCATCGGCGAGCCGATCACCGACAAGAAGTTCGTCGGCGACGGCGTCGGCATCGCGGTGCGGCAGGAGGACAACGACCTGCGCGAGAAGCTCAACAAGGCGCTCGAAGAAATCCGCGCCGACGGCACCTATCAGAAAATCAACGACAAGTACTTCACTATCGACGTCTATACGATGAAGTGA
- a CDS encoding PPC domain-containing DNA-binding protein, which translates to MRWRLLSRETSEEIYLLVLDPGEEAFTAISEFAAAQKVTAASLMAIGAFERAVVGWYDLEKRDYRRILIDEQCEVLSLIGDIALGEDGKRSLHAHAVLGLSDGTTRGGHFLEGIVKPTLEVTLSETPAHLRRKHHSDLGIALIDI; encoded by the coding sequence ATGAGGTGGAGACTTCTTTCAAGAGAGACATCAGAGGAGATATACCTCCTCGTACTCGACCCTGGGGAGGAAGCCTTCACCGCCATTTCGGAGTTCGCTGCAGCGCAGAAGGTCACTGCAGCTTCGCTGATGGCGATCGGCGCATTCGAGAGAGCAGTCGTTGGCTGGTACGATCTCGAAAAGCGAGACTATCGCCGCATCCTGATCGATGAACAATGCGAAGTGTTGAGCCTCATCGGCGACATTGCGCTCGGCGAGGATGGCAAACGCAGTCTGCATGCCCACGCGGTGCTCGGCCTTAGCGACGGGACGACGCGCGGCGGGCATTTTCTTGAAGGAATCGTCAAGCCGACCCTCGAAGTGACCTTGTCCGAAACGCCCGCGCATCTCCGGCGGAAGCATCATTCCGATCTTGGAATTGCCTTGATTGATATCTGA
- a CDS encoding SDR family oxidoreductase, with the protein MFDLNGKTALVTGGGRGLGLEMAKALARAGAWTVINGRNLDRLEETRTRLADDGITVAVAPGDITRDVDAILVDATAKTGALDILIHAVGERDRRSTEAMEPYEFAALLNTDLTAAYAMAKAALPYLTQSTAGRLIFVTSIAAFAARSGDPAYTAAKGGLSALTRSLAVELGADNLTVNAIAPGWFATETNAHLAADPALKAFVDVRIPLKRWGRPEEIAPAAVFLASPAASFVNGITLTVDGGMTVQM; encoded by the coding sequence ATGTTTGATCTCAACGGCAAGACCGCACTGGTGACTGGCGGCGGGCGTGGGCTCGGCCTTGAAATGGCGAAGGCTCTTGCACGGGCCGGCGCCTGGACCGTGATCAACGGCCGCAATCTCGATCGCCTCGAGGAGACGAGGACCAGGCTTGCCGATGACGGCATCACCGTCGCGGTGGCGCCGGGCGACATTACGCGGGATGTCGACGCCATTCTCGTCGATGCCACCGCAAAGACCGGGGCGCTCGACATCCTGATCCATGCCGTCGGCGAGCGGGATCGCCGCAGCACGGAGGCGATGGAGCCGTACGAGTTCGCAGCGCTCCTCAATACCGATCTCACGGCAGCTTACGCCATGGCGAAGGCGGCATTGCCTTATCTTACGCAGTCCACCGCCGGCCGGCTCATCTTCGTCACCTCGATCGCCGCCTTCGCCGCACGCTCCGGAGATCCGGCCTACACGGCGGCCAAGGGCGGGCTTTCCGCGCTGACGCGGTCGCTCGCCGTCGAACTCGGCGCCGACAACCTGACCGTCAACGCCATTGCGCCTGGCTGGTTTGCGACCGAGACCAACGCACATCTCGCCGCCGACCCAGCGCTCAAGGCCTTCGTCGATGTTCGCATCCCGCTGAAACGCTGGGGACGACCGGAAGAAATCGCCCCGGCCGCCGTCTTCCTCGCCTCGCCAGCCGCAAGCTTCGTCAACGGCATCACGCTCACCGTCGATGGCGGCATGACGGTGCAGATGTGA
- a CDS encoding isobutyryl-CoA dehydrogenase — MDFRLSEEQEAIRAMALDFARDELSPNAIDWDQQKHFPIDKLRAAAALGMAGIYVRDDVGGTGLTRLDAAMIIEALATGCPAVASFVSIHNMCAGMIDRYGTDEQRQRLLPQLLTMETLASYCLTEPGSGSDAAALKTKAVREGDSYVLTGQKQFISGAGESGLYIVMARTGDEGPKGISAFVVDKEAPGLSFGVNEKKMGWHAQPTRAVMLDNVRVPAANRLGAEGEGFRIAMAGLDGGRLNIAAASLGGAQAAFDKALAYVQERRAFGKAIGEFQALQFRLADMATDLEIARTFLWRAAAALDAGDPEATKLCAMAKRFVTDRCFAVADDALQLHGGYGYLADYGVEKIVRDLRVHQILEGTNEIMRLIVARAIMGRK, encoded by the coding sequence ATGGATTTTCGCCTGTCGGAGGAACAGGAGGCCATCCGCGCGATGGCGCTCGATTTTGCCCGGGACGAACTCTCGCCCAATGCCATCGACTGGGACCAGCAGAAGCACTTTCCGATCGACAAGCTTCGCGCTGCGGCGGCGCTCGGGATGGCCGGCATCTATGTCCGTGATGACGTCGGCGGCACGGGGCTCACGCGTCTCGACGCGGCGATGATCATCGAGGCGCTGGCGACGGGCTGCCCGGCAGTCGCGTCCTTCGTCTCGATCCACAACATGTGCGCCGGCATGATCGACCGCTATGGCACCGACGAACAGCGGCAGCGGCTGTTGCCACAGCTCCTCACCATGGAGACGCTGGCGAGCTATTGCCTGACCGAACCCGGCTCCGGCTCGGACGCGGCGGCGCTAAAGACCAAGGCGGTGCGCGAGGGTGATAGCTATGTGCTGACCGGCCAGAAGCAGTTCATCTCCGGTGCCGGCGAGTCCGGCCTTTATATCGTCATGGCGCGTACCGGCGACGAGGGCCCGAAGGGCATTTCGGCGTTTGTCGTCGACAAGGAAGCGCCCGGTCTGAGCTTCGGCGTCAACGAGAAGAAGATGGGCTGGCATGCCCAGCCGACCCGCGCCGTGATGCTTGACAATGTCCGCGTTCCGGCTGCAAACCGGCTGGGAGCGGAGGGCGAGGGTTTCCGGATCGCCATGGCCGGGCTCGACGGCGGCCGGCTGAACATCGCCGCCGCCTCTCTCGGTGGCGCGCAGGCTGCTTTCGACAAGGCGCTTGCCTATGTCCAGGAGCGGCGCGCCTTTGGAAAGGCGATCGGCGAATTCCAGGCGCTGCAGTTCCGCTTGGCCGACATGGCGACCGATCTCGAGATTGCCCGCACCTTCCTCTGGCGGGCGGCTGCCGCGCTCGACGCCGGAGATCCGGAAGCGACCAAGCTCTGCGCCATGGCCAAGCGCTTCGTCACCGATCGCTGCTTTGCGGTCGCCGATGACGCGCTGCAGCTCCACGGCGGCTACGGCTATCTCGCCGATTACGGCGTCGAGAAGATTGTCCGCGACCTGCGCGTGCACCAGATACTCGAAGGCACCAACGAGATTATGCGGCTGATCGTCGCCCGCGCGATCATGGGACGGAAGTAG
- the glgA gene encoding glycogen synthase GlgA, producing the protein MNILSVTAEIFPLVKTGGLADVAGSLPKALMAHGIHTRSLVPGYPSVMRALTAALPVAQYDRLFGERATLVAGQTGGLDLLVLDAPGFFDRQGGPYADDHGNDYPDNWKRFAAFSFVAAQIAEHGVADWRPDIIHVHDWHPALSLVYLKFSSRVEIPRVLTVHNLAFQGQFPAHRFTELGLPDEAYSVEGLEYYGDLGYLKGGLQAADAITVVSPTYAREIMSPTFGMGLEGVMNARHDDVIGIVNGIDMEVWNPCSDPYIENHFSTRAPLRRLANRQKLLDRFGLSDTAGPVFAAVNRLTWQKGMDLLAGVVDEIVKGGGKLIVHGQGDAAIEDAFMEAARRFPHSVSVEIGYDEPLAHQIHAGADAMLVPSRFEPCGLTQLYALRYGCVPIVARTGGLSETIIDANEAALHAQVATGIQFSPVDANELRLALRRAFRLFKRRRVWERLRRQGMRTDCSWHRSAAQYAELYGRVLTPDIRLAG; encoded by the coding sequence ATGAACATTCTGTCCGTCACGGCTGAGATTTTCCCGCTCGTAAAGACCGGCGGCCTCGCCGATGTCGCCGGCTCGCTGCCAAAGGCGCTGATGGCGCACGGCATCCATACGCGCTCCCTGGTTCCCGGATACCCGAGCGTCATGCGGGCACTTACGGCGGCATTACCGGTCGCACAATATGATCGCCTGTTCGGCGAACGCGCCACCCTTGTCGCAGGACAGACCGGCGGTCTGGATCTCCTGGTGCTCGACGCCCCCGGCTTCTTCGACAGGCAGGGCGGCCCCTACGCCGACGATCACGGCAACGACTACCCGGATAACTGGAAGCGTTTCGCGGCCTTTTCTTTCGTCGCCGCACAAATCGCCGAGCACGGCGTGGCGGACTGGCGGCCAGACATCATCCACGTCCACGACTGGCATCCGGCGCTGAGTCTGGTCTACCTCAAATTCTCCTCTCGCGTCGAGATTCCGCGCGTCTTGACCGTTCACAACCTCGCCTTCCAGGGTCAATTTCCTGCCCATCGCTTCACCGAATTGGGGCTGCCGGACGAGGCCTATTCGGTCGAAGGCCTCGAATATTATGGCGACCTCGGCTATCTGAAGGGCGGGTTGCAGGCGGCCGACGCCATCACCGTGGTCAGTCCCACCTACGCGCGCGAGATCATGTCGCCGACCTTCGGAATGGGCCTCGAGGGGGTGATGAATGCGCGTCACGACGACGTTATCGGCATCGTCAACGGCATCGACATGGAGGTATGGAATCCCTGCTCGGACCCGTACATCGAAAATCACTTCTCGACCCGCGCGCCGTTGCGCCGACTGGCGAACAGGCAAAAGCTGCTCGATCGGTTCGGCCTGTCGGACACAGCCGGACCGGTTTTCGCGGCGGTCAACCGGCTGACTTGGCAGAAAGGCATGGACCTCCTGGCAGGCGTGGTCGACGAGATCGTCAAAGGCGGTGGCAAGCTGATCGTGCATGGACAGGGCGACGCCGCGATCGAGGACGCATTCATGGAGGCCGCGCGGCGCTTCCCGCACAGCGTCAGCGTCGAGATCGGCTACGATGAGCCACTCGCCCATCAGATTCACGCCGGAGCGGACGCGATGCTCGTTCCCTCGCGCTTCGAGCCTTGCGGCCTGACACAGCTCTACGCTTTGCGCTATGGCTGCGTACCCATCGTCGCCCGTACAGGCGGATTGTCGGAGACGATCATCGACGCCAACGAAGCCGCGCTGCATGCGCAAGTGGCAACCGGCATACAGTTTTCGCCCGTCGACGCGAACGAATTGAGGCTGGCTCTCCGCCGAGCCTTCAGGCTTTTCAAGCGCCGGCGCGTGTGGGAACGTCTGCGCAGACAGGGGATGAGGACGGATTGCTCCTGGCACCGAAGCGCCGCCCAATATGCGGAGCTTTACGGCAGAGTGCTGACCCCCGATATACGCTTAGCGGGATAA
- a CDS encoding fumarylacetoacetate hydrolase family protein, whose protein sequence is MKLLRYGPEGAEKPGVLDGAGRIRDLSGVIADVGGAAIVDFGWASGLDLESLPVVEGTPRLGACVAGTGKFVCIGLNYADHAAESGLEVPPEPVIFMKATSAIVGPNDNVIIPRGSVATDWEVELGVVIGKTAKYVSEAEALDHVAGYCVVNDVSERDFQARRSGQWTKGKSCDSFGPIGPWLVTRDEIGNPQNLKMWLTVNGETKQNGTSETMVYGVAYLVSYLSQFMTLHPGDVISTGTPPGVGMGFKPPQYLKAGDVIELGIEGLGTQKQKVVADD, encoded by the coding sequence ATGAAGCTGTTGCGTTATGGACCCGAAGGGGCCGAGAAGCCGGGCGTGCTTGACGGTGCGGGCAGGATTCGCGATCTCTCCGGCGTCATCGCCGACGTCGGCGGCGCCGCGATCGTGGATTTTGGCTGGGCGAGCGGGCTCGACCTCGAAAGCCTGCCGGTGGTGGAGGGTACGCCACGGCTTGGCGCCTGCGTTGCCGGCACCGGCAAGTTCGTCTGTATCGGCCTCAACTATGCCGATCATGCCGCAGAATCCGGTCTGGAGGTTCCGCCCGAGCCGGTCATATTCATGAAGGCGACCTCGGCGATCGTCGGTCCGAACGACAATGTGATCATTCCGCGCGGCTCCGTTGCCACCGACTGGGAAGTCGAACTCGGCGTGGTTATCGGCAAGACCGCGAAGTACGTGTCCGAAGCCGAAGCGCTCGATCACGTCGCCGGCTATTGCGTTGTCAACGACGTCTCTGAGCGCGACTTCCAGGCGAGGCGCTCCGGCCAGTGGACCAAAGGCAAATCCTGCGATTCCTTCGGCCCCATCGGTCCATGGCTGGTAACCCGTGATGAGATCGGCAATCCGCAAAACCTGAAGATGTGGCTGACCGTCAATGGCGAGACGAAGCAGAACGGCACGAGCGAAACCATGGTTTATGGCGTCGCCTATCTCGTGAGCTACCTCTCGCAGTTCATGACGCTGCATCCGGGCGACGTCATTTCGACCGGCACCCCTCCCGGCGTCGGCATGGGCTTCAAGCCGCCGCAGTATCTGAAGGCCGGCGACGTGATCGAACTTGGCATCGAAGGGCTCGGCACGCAGAAGCAGAAGGTTGTTGCGGACGACTGA
- a CDS encoding DMT family transporter, whose amino-acid sequence MTADAATPSSLSHASGTARTGVLFMLLGMLMFSLNDVMGKWLVATYSVGQVVLIRSLAAAVLLAPFLWAGGLRKLVAVERPWLQLARVVASTAEVIAFYFAVVYLPLADVMTYWLAAPIYVAAVSPLVLKEHVGWRRWTAIAIGFVGVVIALEPSSEAFTLPALISILGSMFFAFMMVSGRSLRGTPDTILAFWQIVGAAVAGLVWAPLDWTPLNSLDTALLGLLGVVAMLAHVLVNRALKLAETATVAPLQYTLLFWAIVFGWLIFGDAPRLSMVLGAGLIVASGLFIFFREQQLKRQGRLKG is encoded by the coding sequence ATGACTGCAGACGCTGCTACTCCCTCCTCCCTTTCCCACGCCTCCGGCACCGCCCGCACCGGCGTCCTGTTCATGCTTCTCGGCATGCTGATGTTCTCGCTGAACGACGTCATGGGCAAATGGCTGGTCGCGACCTATTCGGTCGGCCAGGTGGTGCTGATCCGCAGTCTTGCCGCCGCCGTCCTGCTTGCGCCCTTCCTCTGGGCCGGCGGATTGCGAAAGCTTGTCGCAGTCGAACGGCCATGGCTTCAGCTTGCGCGCGTCGTCGCCTCGACGGCGGAGGTCATCGCCTTTTATTTCGCCGTGGTCTATCTGCCGCTTGCAGACGTCATGACCTATTGGCTGGCGGCACCGATCTACGTCGCGGCGGTCTCGCCGCTGGTCCTCAAGGAACACGTGGGCTGGCGGCGCTGGACCGCGATCGCCATCGGCTTCGTCGGCGTCGTGATTGCGCTCGAGCCCTCCTCCGAGGCCTTCACCCTGCCGGCGCTGATCTCCATCCTCGGCAGCATGTTCTTCGCCTTCATGATGGTTTCCGGTCGTTCGCTGCGCGGTACCCCGGATACGATACTGGCCTTTTGGCAGATCGTCGGGGCGGCGGTCGCAGGCCTCGTCTGGGCGCCCCTGGACTGGACACCGTTGAACTCGCTCGACACGGCGCTGCTGGGCCTGCTTGGAGTCGTCGCCATGCTCGCGCACGTGCTCGTCAACAGGGCGTTGAAGCTCGCCGAAACCGCGACGGTCGCACCGTTGCAATACACGCTGCTCTTCTGGGCGATCGTCTTCGGCTGGCTGATCTTCGGCGACGCGCCACGCCTGTCGATGGTCCTCGGCGCCGGCCTCATCGTCGCCTCCGGCCTCTTCATCTTCTTCCGCGAACAGCAGCTCAAGCGGCAGGGGCGGCTGAAGGGCTAA
- the mmsB gene encoding 3-hydroxyisobutyrate dehydrogenase, with the protein MTKIAFIGLGNMGGPMAANLVKAGHAVTGFDLSEASRNAAAKTGVSVAGSIAQAVREAQCVITMLPASTHVLYVWDELLGFVDPGTLIIDSSTIDVESARKVHDFADKAGCPSLDAPVSGGTAGAAAGTLTFMVGGSDGAFSRGKHILESMGKKIVHCGDVGAGQAAKICNNMILGISMAGVCEAFVLAERLGLSHQALFDVASTSSGQCWSLTTYCPVPGPVPTSPANNDYKPGFTASLMLKDLKLSQQAASASGAATPMGAQAAQLYSLFEKLGHGGEDFSALIRLLRGNEEATAG; encoded by the coding sequence ATGACGAAGATCGCCTTTATCGGGCTTGGCAACATGGGCGGCCCGATGGCCGCCAATCTGGTGAAGGCGGGCCACGCCGTCACCGGCTTCGACCTGTCGGAAGCGTCTCGCAATGCCGCGGCGAAGACCGGCGTTTCCGTCGCTGGCTCGATCGCGCAAGCCGTGCGCGAGGCGCAATGTGTCATCACCATGCTGCCGGCAAGCACGCATGTCCTCTATGTCTGGGACGAACTGCTCGGTTTCGTCGATCCGGGTACGCTCATCATTGACAGCTCCACGATCGATGTCGAAAGCGCGCGAAAGGTGCATGACTTCGCCGACAAGGCCGGCTGCCCCTCGCTCGACGCGCCGGTTTCCGGCGGCACGGCGGGAGCCGCGGCCGGCACGCTGACCTTCATGGTCGGCGGCAGCGACGGCGCCTTTTCCCGCGGCAAGCACATCCTCGAGTCGATGGGCAAGAAGATCGTCCATTGCGGCGATGTCGGCGCCGGCCAGGCGGCGAAGATCTGCAACAACATGATTCTCGGCATCTCGATGGCGGGTGTTTGCGAGGCTTTCGTGCTTGCCGAGCGGCTGGGGCTATCACACCAGGCGCTCTTCGACGTCGCCTCCACTTCGTCTGGCCAATGCTGGTCGCTGACGACCTATTGCCCGGTTCCAGGCCCGGTTCCGACGTCGCCCGCAAACAACGACTACAAGCCCGGCTTCACCGCAAGCCTGATGCTGAAGGACCTGAAGTTGTCGCAGCAGGCCGCAAGCGCCAGCGGCGCTGCGACCCCGATGGGGGCACAAGCGGCGCAGCTCTACAGCCTGTTCGAAAAGCTCGGCCACGGCGGCGAGGATTTTTCTGCCCTGATCCGCCTGCTGCGCGGCAACGAGGAGGCGACGGCGGGATAG
- a CDS encoding enoyl-CoA hydratase/isomerase family protein: MEMQTAQPEVIVERHGAIGRLRLNRPRALNSLNLPMIRMIDAALTDFEGDPAVAAVLVSGEGERGLCAGGDIRMIYESGRERPEEGAQFWREEFVVNSRISAYSKPYIAIMDGIVMGGGVGVSAHGSHRIVTERTRLAMPETGIGYFTDVGATWLLPHAPGEFGTYIGLTGRDIGAANAIHARLADSFVPTDRLGDLITALATLPASAKADDISAAIRSVSGEPPASPLHDHFALIDRCFAFDTVEEILDALGRDGSDFALETLQMLRTRSAISLKLTLSLLRAGRASASLNECLEREYAATIGMLSNPDFYEGVRAAVIDKDRNPKWSVGLSEVTPQVLARFETHDGAPLFG; the protein is encoded by the coding sequence ATGGAGATGCAGACCGCTCAACCGGAAGTCATCGTCGAGCGCCACGGCGCGATCGGCAGGCTCCGGCTCAACCGGCCGCGTGCGCTGAACAGCCTCAACCTGCCGATGATCCGCATGATCGACGCGGCGCTAACCGATTTCGAGGGCGACCCGGCGGTCGCCGCGGTGCTTGTCAGCGGCGAAGGCGAGCGTGGGCTTTGCGCCGGCGGCGACATCCGCATGATCTACGAGAGCGGTCGCGAGCGGCCGGAGGAAGGCGCGCAATTCTGGCGCGAGGAATTCGTGGTCAACAGCCGAATTTCGGCCTATTCCAAGCCCTATATTGCTATCATGGATGGCATCGTCATGGGCGGCGGTGTCGGTGTTTCCGCCCACGGCAGCCATCGTATCGTCACGGAGAGGACGCGGCTTGCCATGCCGGAGACGGGAATCGGCTATTTCACCGATGTCGGCGCGACCTGGCTCCTGCCGCACGCGCCCGGCGAATTCGGCACCTATATCGGGCTCACCGGACGCGACATCGGCGCGGCGAACGCGATCCACGCGCGCCTTGCCGACAGTTTTGTTCCGACGGACAGGCTCGGCGACCTGATCACCGCGCTCGCAACGCTTCCTGCTTCGGCGAAGGCGGATGATATTTCCGCCGCGATCCGCAGCGTTTCCGGCGAGCCGCCCGCGTCACCGTTGCACGACCATTTTGCGCTGATCGACCGCTGCTTTGCCTTCGACACGGTTGAAGAAATTCTGGACGCGCTCGGACGCGACGGCTCGGATTTTGCGCTCGAGACCTTGCAAATGCTGCGGACGCGCTCCGCGATCAGCCTGAAATTGACGCTCTCGCTGTTGCGGGCGGGGCGCGCGAGCGCCTCGCTCAACGAGTGCCTCGAGCGGGAATATGCCGCCACAATCGGCATGCTCTCCAATCCGGATTTCTACGAAGGTGTGCGGGCTGCGGTGATCGACAAGGATCGCAATCCGAAATGGTCGGTCGGGCTCTCGGAGGTGACGCCACAGGTGCTCGCGCGGTTCGAGACGCACGACGGTGCGCCGCTCTTCGGGTGA